The Carassius gibelio isolate Cgi1373 ecotype wild population from Czech Republic chromosome A8, carGib1.2-hapl.c, whole genome shotgun sequence genome contains the following window.
CTTGTGAAACCTGCTGTACTTAGTGTGTGACACTGAACTGTTATTTAATGCGTTCAGTTATACCCTTGGTTTCTGTTTTGTCAACAGAAAAGAAACTGGTAGAGGAGAgggaaagagggagagaaagagaaagaaaagagcaAGAGGGAAAAGGTACATTGTTTTTATCTTCATATATTGAAATTTGTCAGTTAATATAATGAGTgtactttcttttgttttttatatcAATTCATTCCTTTTGTTTGGTTTATCTTGAGCTGAACTGAAAAAATACCTTACTGATGAAAAACATTAATGCGCATTGCCAACAGCGCTCAACATGACTCTCTGTAatacaaatcatttaaataacaCTGTTAGTTTGAACCTCGGTTTTGTCTTCCAGCTGCCCCACAATCTGTTACACTTGATTATAGACTTTGTGGGAAATCACTGAATGACAAGCATCCATTAAAAACAGAGAACGGACCTTGTTCCCATGAGCTCTGTTTTCAGTTTTGGTTCCTGACAGACTCAACAATATCCTTTCCTCTGGCCTAAGGCAGTGGAGCAGGAATTAGGATTTCGATATGCAGGATATTAAAGAACAGGACTTATCAACCAAAATTAGAAAGCGAGCTGAGAAAGAAATTGAGAAAGTTCCAGGTGATACTGTGAATAATTCAAAGTTTGCTTGTTTTTTAAACATGGTTTTTCTAAAAAATGATGTATGGATAATCCAGTAATCCAAAATTGCTTCATTTTAGCACAGTACATGTTCAAGCTTAAAAAACATTactaataattttacatttttattctttcatttactaaaagtaaataataatttttcagcAAAAAGACATGTGCTTGCTTGCTACAAAAAGCAAAAACTGATGCTAACTTGTTTAAAGGACATTATCTTTGATTTGCGAATATACTTATGGTCAAGATGTTACAATGACTGGTCTCGGAGTATTTCAAGAACAATTATCTTCAGATTTACAGGGCACAGATCTATATTACATCCTCCCTGGATTGTAAAGATTAATGGAAATGGAGCTCCAGAACTTTCCAGAGGATTGTGAACAGTATAACATTTACCAAAAGCATTGCAAGAATCTACTGTACGATCAAGATATTTGGTGTCAAATTCATATATGTTTCTATGATATATATGTGGAGTGTTGCTCTGGTGCTCTTCAATGTAGAAAAATGCAAGTCAGTGGCTGCCCgtctttgaggaaaaaaaaaaacatatcaaaaaacacaaaattaatacacatGGCTCCTGGCGATaaattgaggtcttatgaagcgaaatgatcagtctgtgcaagaaactgagccttatttacaacattattaccagTAATACAGAGAAAAAACAGTCTACTGTACAGTTATGTCctgttcgcgaatgaatcatttcatttgaaccggttctttttagtgaatgaaccagttcaccaaattagACTGAATCAtctgaaacagtttgtggtttgAACGCAGATCTACAAGTTACTCAGTCAGAACTGACTTTCATTCAGGCCTGACAATCACGCTGActagaaacaagacaaaatactgcATATATGGTACTATGATGCTGGTTTTTGCCAACTCATTCTAGtttattcttgggtgaactatccctttaattacaaGGAAGTTAAGAGATTAATCTTGATATTTCATGCTAATGAATCCATAGTATCAGTGGTGAACTTTGTGTTTTCTCAAATAATTTGTCTCCTCAGAAAGAGAAGAGAGGAGGCAtgaggagagggagagggaacCCAGGATTGACAGACCTCCACCACGTGTTTACAGAGAGCCTAAAAGTGAGTGGTGGGGGCTCGGTTTAGGCATGCAGAAAGACGGGATCCATCACTTAATAGATAACATAGAGCAATAAATACACTCAGGGCAAAATGActgtgaaattattttataaaactctAACATGCAACAAACTTATATAAGAGCACTCAAGTGATGTAATACTGAAGCTCTCCAAGCTCTCAGTTCTTGCTGCAGATCTTACCAAACAAATATGTTCCTCAAAGCTTGTCTTAAATTAACACTAACATAATTAATGCTAACAAACGTAACTGAAATAGTGATATCTTGATGAAGCCTTCATTAGGTTCAAGTGAATATGAGACCTTTTTTGAGAACATTTTGTAAGACTTTAGCTGTTTTTAAGTCATTACAGATGCCGAATCCTGCCAAAACCTGCTCCAATTCCACAGCTGGCTCTTTTCAAAGGAAATTCCAAATGTCTTCCTTGCTCATGAAACGCATGCATTGGATATAGTCCTTAATGCTTCAGGAAAATTACTCTGAATTAAGACAAGTGGCTGAACAAATTAACTTTTGAAGTTAAAAGTTAAGTTAAATGATAGAagttaaatatactgtatgttaagTTCCATTATAGTTGTTGTTTCTTGATGACACAAGAATGTGCACAGTCTGTCTATATTGTTTCAATTTACCTTGCTAGTTAAAACTAATATacatttacaggtgcatctcaaattagaatgttgtggtaaagttaatttatttcagaagTTCAACTCacattgtgaaactcgtgtattaaataaattcagtagttttataagtctttggttcttctaattgtgatgattttggctcacatttaacaaaaactctcCAATTCAATCAAATcccaccaatctcaacaaattagaatacttcatgagaccaataataataattaaaaaaattacaatttttagtgaactgttggtcttctggaaagtatgttcatttactgtacatttactcacttggtaggggctcctttttctttaattactcccccattcagcgtggcatggaggtgatcagtttgtggcactgctgaggtggtctggaagctcaggtttctttgacagtggccttcagctcatctacaTTGTTTGGTCTCCTATTCttgttttcctcttgacaatagtccatagattctctctggggttcaggtctggggaGTTCgctggtcagtcaagcacaccaacaccatggtcatttaaccaacttttggtgcttttggcagtgtagacaggtgccaaatcctgctggaaaatgaaatcagcatcttcaaaaagctggtcagcagaaggaaacatgaagtgctccaaaatttcttggtaaacgggtgaagttactttggttttcaaaaaaaaaagcctcagtccattccttgtgaagttcactcaaattcttaaaaTCCTCTTAAGgctgttctctcggttggttgtgcatctttttcttccacactttttccttccactcaactctctgttaacatgcttggatacagcactctgtgaacagccagcttctttggtaatgaatgtttgtggcttaccctccttgtgaagggtgtcaatgattatcttctggacaactgtcagatcagcagtcttccccatgagcgtgtagcctagtgaaccaaactgagagaccattttgaaggctcaggaaaccttgacaggtgttttgagttgattagctgattggtatGTCACCATATTGTAATTGgttgagaattggtgggtttttgttaaatgtaagccaaaataatcacaattaaaagaaccaaagacttaaactacttaagtctgtgtgcattgaatttatttaatacacagatTTCACAATTTGATTTGTATTACTGAAACAAACTTTTCcatgaaattctaatttattgagatagaTCTGTATATGTACctgcatacatttacatattgCCATACATATTGGtgtcagttttaaaataaataaaaatttataaaaattgctACTATGTTCAATTATAATTAAAGAATGAATGACTGAGaacatcaataaaaatatataaataaaaggacaTAAATGTAGTTAATGTGATGCCTTCAGAAAGTGTAGGACAGTGCTTAGTGAGAAAGCACAGATAAACTAATTTCACTCTGTACTTCAACATATTGTGTGAACATTTTGTTTTCTCTGGTTTGTGATGTGTATTAGTTTGTCCTCCTCTGGGTATGGAGTCTCACCGCATAGAGAATGACCAGCTGCTGACTTCCTCTGTTTATCAACATCGCTATGGCTCACACAGAGCTCGTCTCAATATTCAGGTAAAAACATATGCAGATAGTCACTCTGAAAATTCATTACTGGCAACTAAAAGTGATGTGGTGTTTAACTGGTTCATCTCACAGGCGTCTGGGGATGAAGATGATATGAATGGTGGGGCATGGTGTGCAAACCCTGAAGAGAAAGTCAACTGGATTGAACTGGATGCTCGCACACTAACAGAGTTCACTGGCGTTATCACTCAGGGTCGAGATGACCCCTTAGAGTAAGACAAACATTAGAAACCTTGGAGACCTTGCACAGTATATATAAAGTCTACATCTATAGTccttgtaattttgttttgttttttcaggagCGACTATGTGTCTTCTTACTATGTGGCGTTTAGTAATGACAGCAGAGAGTGGACTGTCCTTCATGATGGATATGCTGAATGGGTAGGTTGCCAGATTGTCATCATTTTCTATTCTTCTTTTGGTTGCTAAATCTTTCTGTGGGGCTTAaaaagagttcacccaaaaatgaaagtctgTCATAACATAACTCAACCTTAAATTGTTCCAAAACTGCATGTTTCTttcagttgaacacaaaagaagatattttgaagaatgtactgTAGGTAACCAGACAGTTGATGGTTCCCatcatattttttacatataagggaaagtcaatggggtcttTTAGCTGTTCggtactttttatgtttttgaataaaaCATCATTACCGGAGTACACTGTACAATAAAATGCTTTGTCCTTTCTCTCTACTTCAAAATGCCATTCAATGTGTTACTAGTTGTTTGTGACtcattctgagtgaaaattgtttctatgcATGTGTTACAATAGGCCAGGTTTAAAGTGCAGCACTTTTTATTAACACATTGTAATTTCaacaatttttctttttgctcTCAGTTATTCTTTGGTAACTCCGATAAAAACACCCCAGTGTTGTCTCAGTTTATGGAGCCGGTAGTGGCACGTTATATACGCATCTTGCCACAAAGCTGGAATGGCACCATGTGTATGAGGATGGAGGTTCTGGGATGCCCCGTACCAGGTAAGAAACTCAGGACCTGTTgtggtctttatttttatttgtttgtttgtgcattgTGCAACGACAAAATATTTCCTGTTACTAATATGCTGGACATTGTTTAAATACCTCTTCATTTATAGTTTAGGtgtattactgaatattttgcatTTGGTCTTTTCTCAGATCCTCTAAGCCATTACCAGAGTCAGAATGAAGTGACACATCGAGATGACTTGGACTACACCCATCACAACTACCTCGACATGGAGAAGGTGAAGGGAGAGTGCCAATGCCCGGAGTCTTAAAAGTTCATGAATGGAAAAAAAGATATAAGAAATACACTAGAGTTTACATTTAAGAAAAGTGTGGGTGGCTGCCAGGGATTTCTAAGCCACAAGATTTGAAGTGTAACTGATATTTGTAGCACAAACCAGTTGGGatgagtgcatttaaaaaaaaaaaaaaaacgctaaatgTGTGCTAATCGCTTCCAAACGTGACTTTTCTTTTTGGCACAGCTCATGAAATCCATCTCTGATGAGTGTCCAAACATCACCAGATTCTACAGTTTGGGCAAGAGCTTTAAAGGTCTGGAAATTTATGCCATGGAGATTACTGATAATCCTGGGATGCATGAAACAGGTGAGGAACATATGGAAGAATTTATTCACAGTATTATTATTCCAGTATGGTTACAGGTACTGAAACAAGCAATATAATTATGTTCATTATCCATTTCATGAACATACCATCTTTCCTCAGGAGAGCCAGAGTTCAGGTACACAGCAGGTTATCATGGGAATGAGGCTTTGGGACGAGAGCTTCTTCTGATGCTTATGCAGTACCTGTGTAGAGAGTATAAAGATGGCAACCCTCGAGTTCGCCTCCTTGTTGATGAGACACGAATTCACCTGGTGCCATCAGTTAATCCTGATGGCCATATGAAAGCTTTTGAAAAGGTGCGTTATAATGTATACAGAGGTTGAAAGTGAAATATGTGATGTTACTAGGTTGCCAGAAGTTGCTTTCTAACTAATTTCCCCAAAATCTTGgatatctaatattaatatttagtaacaTTACGCTAATTCAGAAAGAGCTAAAGTTATTCACCAATTGAGCTAATAAACAACTACATGTTTGGTAAAGAAGTAAGTCCTCACCAAATAGCTTATTACTGTACAGATAGCCCTGAATTTGACATGATGGACTGCTTAAATTAACAAAGCAATGTTTTAGAAGtgccagatttattttttttaggaattcaACCATTATGGCTTATGGCAGGGATTCTAAAATCTGGCTCACGAGATCCACTGTCCTTTAGAGTTTAGTTggaaccctaatcaaacacacccgaGCATGCTAGTCTTTGTTTTCAGGATCATTCGAAAATCAGAGGTAGGTGAGTtttatcagggttggagctatactctgcagtgaattagccctccagggcaagatttgaggaacccttgcATAAAATCATATAATTCACATATAAACTGTTAACAATTGCATCTTCTGTAGTGTACTGTATTGTtctagcaatgccaaggtcattgCTAGTTAAGTGATTTATCAACTGAACAGGTTTAACAGATCAATGTGGATAAAACTGTCTACCAAATGTACAAATAGAAATGGTGTTGTGACAATCTCATTGAAGTAATATACACGCTGTAACTTTGTTTCACAGGGCTCTGAGTTGGGCAGCTGGACATTAGGGCACTGGACTGAAGATGGCCATGACATATTCCAGAACTTTCCAGACTTAAATAACATTCTTTGGGATGCAGAGGATAAGGGCATGGTGCCAAAATTGATATCAAATCACCATGTACCCATTCCTGAGGGTATCCTTTCAAGCAATGGCTCAGTAAGTAAGGAAATAATGCTGTGTTATTTGCATTTAATGAATGAACGCAGCACTCACACACTCTTATCTTGAACGCCTTGAACTAGGCTAATCAGATTATAGGACAGAAACCAACTGCTGTATAATATTCTTTATGTTCTACCCTTCAGGTTGCAATGGAGACTCTTGCCCTTATCTCCTGGATGGAGAGCCATCCATTTGTGCTTGGTGCCAACCTGCAGGGTGGCGAGAGACTGGTCACATACCCCTTCGACATGCGTCGGCTCACCAAGGAGTCTGAGGAGATGGAGAAAAAACGAAACCCTAGAGGAAACAGACATAAGCGACAGTATGacgaagaggaagaagaagaaccCCACCCTTACCTTCACATTGGATACCATCAGGAGAGCTACAGTGGCCCTCATGAAAACCATGCATATCATCAAGAGAACTATGGGTACCATCAAGAAAGTTATGGGTATCACCATCAAAACCAAGGATATCATGAGGAGAGCCAAGGATTTCATGATGAGAGCCAAGGGTACCATGATGAAAACCAAAGGTACCATGATGAGAACCAAAGGTACCATGATGAGAACCAAAGATACCATCAAGAGGGTCACTCTGAAGGATACCATGAGGGTTATCAAGAAGGATACTCTGAGGGACACAGGGAGGGATATGGAGAAGTTGAACCAGAAGAGGAGATCAGATCGATTGAAGACGAATCTTTGTTCCGCTGGTTAGCCATATCTTATGCCTCTACTCACCACACTATGTCTCAAACCTATAAGGGAGGATGCCATACTGATGACCCAACAGGTGGAATGGGAATTGTCAACCGTGCTAAGTGGAAGCCCATCCCAGGAAGTGAGCATTAGGGATTTGTGTTGCACAATCAAATGATAGACCATTAAGTGGATAATTTAGAAGAGGaatgtccaatcctgctcctgtgGACCACCTTCCTGCTGAGATAAGCTTCCCCAGTCCTGCCTGGAAGTTTTATCCGGTTGTTATGTCTGATGTTATGAGTCCAAAGGATTTTTCTAATAACAGAAGTAAACAACAAACAGTGCTTATCTACACCACACCAAAATCTCATTCTGCCAGACGGACATGAATCTTTTCTGAATCAATTAAATGTTGATGTTCTTGACACTGTGAGTCTGTGGACTGCAGTATACACTGTGAATATCTTAGTACTGTAGCTTGGCTTAAAGGTGTACTAAAACGAATAGTGTTTCTAAATGTCTGTTGATACTGTATTCTCCAACTGAAATGGAATAGAGGCTTGGAATCAGAAAAGGTATTAATGACGAGGAAGATATACCATGAAAAATTGTTAAATCCAGAAGACTGAAATTAGCTTTCAGCTCAGGTTTAGGTTTATTTTATAAGGGTTGAAGCTACACTCTGCAGGAAGGTGGTCTTCCAAAAGCAGAATTGGACACCCTTGATCTAGAAGGATCAGTAAGATCAATTTGAATCTACACTGTCACCCTTAAGACTTATATTCATTTGAATACCCATTCCTGCCCCTTCTTCTCATGTAGGTATGAATGACTTCAGCTACCTTCACACTAACTGTTTTGAGCTGTCCATTTTCCTGGGCTGTGATAAGTTCCCTCATCAGAGTGACCTTTTAAGAGAGTGGGAGCACAACAAAGAGGCCCTGCTGACCTTCATGGCTCAGGTGAGCTACTGATATCAGTCGCAAGTGTTTAGAAACAGTATATCCCTTGTAGGTAAGATTTTAAGAATCCTGCAACAGAGTTGTTGAACTTGAATCTGGACAAAAACAGACTCAGACTTAAGTCCATATCAAGACCCTATTTTCTATAACTATTCGAGTCAAAGTCATTGCAGAGTCCAAATGCTCCTAAAAATTAGGAATCAAGCTTGAGATTGACTTCAGTCCGTCTACAACACTGCCCTGCGCAACCATACGTTAACCACAGTCCTTTTACCAGGTGCATCGGGGCATTAAGGGAGTTGTGAGGGATAAGGAGGGCAATCCTATTTCCAATGCCACTGTGTCTGTGGAGGGAGTCAACCATGACATCAGGAcaggtgagattttttttttatttctgaaaattgTCCTGTTTTTAGGGTACTGACAAATTTCAAAAACGACTTCTACTCTTAGGTGAATCTGGAGATTACTGGCGACTTCTAAATCCCGGTGAGTACCGTGTAACGGCCCGAGCAGAAGGCTACGCCCCCTTGTCCCGTCTATGTGTTGTAGGATTCGACCCAGGCGCTACCTTGTGCAACTTTGACCTCAACAAATCTAACTGGGACCGCATCAAACAGATCATGGCTCTCCACGGCAATAGACCCATCCGATTGCTCAGTAGTGGCAACAGGGGAAGTGGTCAGCGCTACACATACAACAGTAACCAAATCCCAAATTCTAATGGTAATGGTGGGGACATGAGGATGAGGATTCGTCTTCGTCGATTACGGCTGATGAAAATCCGCCGCCTAAGGCAACAGAGACTTCTAGCCAGCAACACAACACCAACACCACCACCTACCACATCTACGACGACCACAACTACCGTTCCGCCAACCACAGAGAGTATAACTCCCTCGTATGACTCTTGGCCTCCTGGGGAAATTTTTGAAGAGAACACAACCCCACCAGAAGAGACAGGTACACTGGACTACAACTACAATTACAAGATAGATGATTATTAATAgcaaactacagatcaacgtttTGCTCCAGAGATTGATTGTTTTGGACTGGTATAGGTAATTGTTGCCATGCTTTTGTGCCTTGGTTTGTTTGGATCTGGAGGAGATGTGAGCAAAAAGGTGTCACATGGAGAGTCAAAGAATTCTGGCAACACTAAATAAGCTTTGCACAGTAAATTACAGACTGCACAGTTAATTATAGAAGATTTTTATTCCAGAATGTAAACTTTCAAATTGACCTTGATTATTAACACTCCTCTTTCTGATTGCAAAGCTGTTTGGTTGGAGGCATCACTCAAAGGTTTGCAAAGACTTAGGAGTAGTAAGAATAATCATACAGTGTATTAATGGCTAAACATCTGTACTATTCTACCAAATCATAACATAAAAACTTCTCATATGGCCATCATACCCACTGAGGGGAAATGAGAATGTTTTAATGCAAGAGACGTGGCTGTATTTCCATTTCTACCTTTCTCTCACATAAACAGTCAGTGTTTGTTGAAGGCATGTGTACAAGGGAGATTTTCCTTCAAAGTTCCACCATGTTTAATGGTCTGTTCTAAAAGATGGTTTCTTTTCGGTAAATAAAGTCTTTTCATACTCAttcagttgttgttttatttatattacagtgTTAAATACACATCAAGCAACCACCTTGACACTCTGCATATTTAACAGTATACATTAGGGGTGATTATTCATAGTGTAGTCCAGCCTTTGCTTGCATATTGATTCAAGTATTAAACACTTGGGTAGTGAATGTCAACTGAAGTTCACATGGGGAAGTCTTCCGGGATAAAGggatctttaaaatatatatgaacatctCTGTCCATGAAGGTGAGAAGGAGATCTGTATATGTTTCACAGACCTTGCTCTTCAGTGAAGTAATCACCACCTTTTTACCTTTTCATCAAAATGTTGTTTAAGGTATGTGAATCTAGAAATAGTAGTTCAAGTAAAGAGACTCATCAAGGAAGTGAAAAACATTCTCTGCAGTGGTCAATCTGGCCTTCATCCATTGGTCAGTGAAAAAAAGCCAGAGGGCATTCCACCTGACGGACACAGGTTTCACATCTTTGCTCAATGACAGCTATCTGGTCTGGGAGGGCTTCAGTAGTTTGTGGAGTTTGACATGGCAAAAGTCTTGAAATTCTCTGAGCTGTGCGGCACATTTTGCACCTTTTTTGAACTATCCATTAATGTCTTTGGCTGCTCGCATGCCTCTCTCGCACAGAGTGGCACACACACCGCTGCACAGTGATGCCTGGTAGATCATTTCTAAGGTGGCTGGAGACAGAATTGTTTTTCCCATCATTGTATTGCAGCCATTCGACCCAAACCCCATGTTTTTAATCGGTACATCTGGATCGGTGAATGACTTCATCTAATTGTAAAGCTTTCTGCAGTGGCCCCTTCAGTGGCAAACTGTCTGAGGGT
Protein-coding sequences here:
- the LOC128018342 gene encoding inactive carboxypeptidase-like protein X2 isoform X2 yields the protein MPGRRDQTALSVLCLSLLVRVWTVNGLTDHSRSAISHTTPEQHVEDRRATTKADLLQVKIIPLYAKIYVGQMGLFLCKVDGGAEEITWFSPDGEKILTKHDNLMVRSRGKSSSILIVLNANLNNAGIYKCVARNWATESQATAKLNIFSWRMRRETEREGRGKRQKEPKPTKKPKAPKPTKKPKAPKPTKKPKAPKPTKKPKGEKKNKGEKGGKKGKKNREETTTITTTTTTEAPTTSVTFVYDEEFYEPEPDQYWDGEFPTESPTEAKPTNPPIEKTTGFPTDFPPDTDEYSPPYPDSYDDYWKVDEPAPTTSVIAGRPPDDEDDYWDARYEQPENMPFPDGKEISSTDNDWHYTTTEKKLVEERERGRERERKEQEGKEREERRHEEREREPRIDRPPPRVYREPKICPPLGMESHRIENDQLLTSSVYQHRYGSHRARLNIQASGDEDDMNGGAWCANPEEKVNWIELDARTLTEFTGVITQGRDDPLESDYVSSYYVAFSNDSREWTVLHDGYAEWLFFGNSDKNTPVLSQFMEPVVARYIRILPQSWNGTMCMRMEVLGCPVPDPLSHYQSQNEVTHRDDLDYTHHNYLDMEKLMKSISDECPNITRFYSLGKSFKGLEIYAMEITDNPGMHETGEPEFRYTAGYHGNEALGRELLLMLMQYLCREYKDGNPRVRLLVDETRIHLVPSVNPDGHMKAFEKGSELGSWTLGHWTEDGHDIFQNFPDLNNILWDAEDKGMVPKLISNHHVPIPEGILSSNGSVAMETLALISWMESHPFVLGANLQGGERLVTYPFDMRRLTKESEEMEKKRNPRGNRHKRQYDEEEEEEPHPYLHIGYHQESYSGPHENHAYHQENYGYHQESYGYHHQNQGYHEESQGFHDESQGYHDENQRYHDENQRYHDENQRYHQEGHSEGYHEGYQEGYSEGHREGYGEVEPEEEIRSIEDESLFRWLAISYASTHHTMSQTYKGGCHTDDPTGGMGIVNRAKWKPIPGSMNDFSYLHTNCFELSIFLGCDKFPHQSDLLREWEHNKEALLTFMAQVHRGIKGVVRDKEGNPISNATVSVEGVNHDIRTGESGDYWRLLNPGEYRVTARAEGYAPLSRLCVVGFDPGATLCNFDLNKSNWDRIKQIMALHGNRPIRLLSSGNRGSGQRYTYNSNQIPNSNGNGGDMRMRIRLRRLRLMKIRRLRQQRLLASNTTPTPPPTTSTTTTTTVPPTTESITPSYDSWPPGEIFEENTTPPEETGTLDYNYNYKIDDY
- the LOC128018342 gene encoding inactive carboxypeptidase-like protein X2 isoform X1 — protein: MPGRRDQTALSVLCLSLLVRVWTVNGLTDHSRSAISHTTPEQHVEDRRATTKADLLQVKIIPLYAKIYVGQMGLFLCKVDGGAEEITWFSPDGEKILTKHDNLMVRSRGKSSSILIVLNANLNNAGIYKCVARNWATESQATAKLNIFSWRMRRETEREGRGKRQKEPKPTKKPKAPKPTKKPKAPKPTKKPKAPKPTKKPKGEKKNKGEKGGKKGKKNREETTTITTTTTTEAPTTSVTFVYDEEFYEPEPDQYWDGEFPTESPTEAKPTNPPIEKTTGFPTDFPPDTDEYSPPYPDSYDDYWKVDEPAPTTSVIAGRPPDDEDDYWDARYEQPENMPFPDGKEISSTDNDWHYTTTEEPTVPPFENNWYEEYEYGHEKKLVEERERGRERERKEQEGKEREERRHEEREREPRIDRPPPRVYREPKICPPLGMESHRIENDQLLTSSVYQHRYGSHRARLNIQASGDEDDMNGGAWCANPEEKVNWIELDARTLTEFTGVITQGRDDPLESDYVSSYYVAFSNDSREWTVLHDGYAEWLFFGNSDKNTPVLSQFMEPVVARYIRILPQSWNGTMCMRMEVLGCPVPDPLSHYQSQNEVTHRDDLDYTHHNYLDMEKLMKSISDECPNITRFYSLGKSFKGLEIYAMEITDNPGMHETGEPEFRYTAGYHGNEALGRELLLMLMQYLCREYKDGNPRVRLLVDETRIHLVPSVNPDGHMKAFEKGSELGSWTLGHWTEDGHDIFQNFPDLNNILWDAEDKGMVPKLISNHHVPIPEGILSSNGSVAMETLALISWMESHPFVLGANLQGGERLVTYPFDMRRLTKESEEMEKKRNPRGNRHKRQYDEEEEEEPHPYLHIGYHQESYSGPHENHAYHQENYGYHQESYGYHHQNQGYHEESQGFHDESQGYHDENQRYHDENQRYHDENQRYHQEGHSEGYHEGYQEGYSEGHREGYGEVEPEEEIRSIEDESLFRWLAISYASTHHTMSQTYKGGCHTDDPTGGMGIVNRAKWKPIPGSMNDFSYLHTNCFELSIFLGCDKFPHQSDLLREWEHNKEALLTFMAQVHRGIKGVVRDKEGNPISNATVSVEGVNHDIRTGESGDYWRLLNPGEYRVTARAEGYAPLSRLCVVGFDPGATLCNFDLNKSNWDRIKQIMALHGNRPIRLLSSGNRGSGQRYTYNSNQIPNSNGNGGDMRMRIRLRRLRLMKIRRLRQQRLLASNTTPTPPPTTSTTTTTTVPPTTESITPSYDSWPPGEIFEENTTPPEETGTLDYNYNYKIDDY